A region of the Cyprinus carpio isolate SPL01 chromosome A14, ASM1834038v1, whole genome shotgun sequence genome:
TTAAGAGACTTTCTCTGTTCAGTTCCGAACCTCTCAACCCTGCAGTGGCAGTGAGTGGATGAATGTCATCATAACAGATGGATGATAAAGATTGATTACCCTGTTTGTACCGGTAAAAGTGCATTGATCCATGTAGCAAATAATGGCCTGTGAATTCTGACGTTCAGGCTGGAAGGGGAACCTGTGCCAGCGCTCTCTGGCTCTGTTTGTGAGTGTTGCAGTTCTGGTGCCCTGTGCGGTGCTGAGCGTCTACTACCTTCTGCTGCAGACCTTTGTGTTGCGGCTGGAGTTTGTGCTCAATGCTGTGCTGCTCTGCTTCTACAGCTTTGAGCTGGTTCTGGGGATCATAACCATTTCGGTTTTTTCAAGGTAACTGCTtctgtattttgtatgtttttcaacATATATTCATCCCATAGTTATAAAGAGACATACATGTTATGAAAAGACATGTACATGGATTAGAAGAAATTTTGCAACATAATTCTCaaggtattttaaaatacaagatatttattttttccactctCTTTCAGGGCCAACATTTATTAATTCCATCTGCTTTTTTGACGTCAGACTGAAAACACTGA
Encoded here:
- the tmem216 gene encoding transmembrane protein 216 isoform X2 yields the protein MAAHEGQPVLSSTPLQILFHLNGWYFAAFFIAEILMFIYKGVILPYPQANLILDVVLLLLFLGLETLRLFYGWKGNLCQRSLALFVSVAVLVPCAVLSVYYLLLQTFVLRLEFVLNAVLLCFYSFELVLGIITISVFSRANIY